A genomic window from Halomonas sp. LR3S48 includes:
- a CDS encoding helix-turn-helix transcriptional regulator has protein sequence MTYVDVKFLRDRYQTSVPTLWRWAREGKMPKPIKIGPNCTRWRLADLEAWEATREMAQ, from the coding sequence ATGACTTACGTTGATGTGAAGTTCCTGCGGGACCGCTATCAGACTAGTGTGCCGACCCTCTGGCGCTGGGCGCGCGAAGGCAAAATGCCGAAACCCATCAAGATCGGCCCCAACTGCACTCGCTGGCGCCTCGCCGATCTGGAAGCATGGGAGGCAACACGGGAGATGGCACAATGA